A genome region from Deinococcus seoulensis includes the following:
- a CDS encoding beta-galactosidase: MTQADAHPFHLLLGTCDYPEHVPQDRPPVYARMQRDLGLSFVRLAEFAWSRLEPLPGTFEWGWLDDAVEAYHAEGLRVVLCTPTPTPPAWLIRAHPEILAFDDQGRVREFGSRRHYDFASPVFREHSRRITRAIAERYGQHPAVAGWQTDNEFGCHATSRSYGGASAARFPEWLRAKYGTLDALNAAWGNVFWSMEYTDWEQVRPPILTVTEVNPSHVLDYNRFASDMIREFQAEQVELLRELSPGRFVTHNFMIFESGFDHYDVARGLDFVTWDNYPTGMLELFAPPGIGEDLRTRYARTGHPDLVGFNHDLYRGLLSGGERLGRDGAGTPNGPWVMEQQCGQVNWAPYNPMPASGAVALWTAQAWAHGADVVSYFRWRAATMAQEVMHSGLLRHDETPDRGFAEVAALDQTAFPVGPVPARVALLHDYESLWIYDQQPHAQGLNYWTQTVTYYMALRRLGIDVDVIHADADLSGYAVVVAPAITLVSAGRAARWTEAVNAGAQLVCGPRTAFRTPGGETWPDGQFGPLSELVGARLLQYDSLRPTLRQTVSGADDLSGTFGASTWAESYRLNGAQALAHYQGGPLDGQAAVIRRGNVTVIGAHSDTLIGAVLEGVLGAAGVPVLPVPEGVRVSRRAGQLLVQNWNPEAVDWNGTTLPPVSFVVRPDDAGQPLEGEQDA, encoded by the coding sequence ATGACCCAAGCTGACGCACATCCCTTCCATCTTCTTCTCGGCACCTGCGATTACCCGGAGCACGTTCCGCAGGACCGCCCCCCGGTGTACGCGCGGATGCAGCGCGACCTGGGCCTGAGTTTCGTGCGACTGGCCGAGTTCGCCTGGAGCCGTCTGGAACCGCTTCCCGGCACCTTCGAGTGGGGCTGGCTGGACGACGCCGTCGAGGCGTACCACGCCGAGGGCCTGCGGGTGGTGCTGTGCACGCCCACGCCCACCCCGCCCGCGTGGCTGATCCGCGCGCACCCGGAGATCCTGGCGTTCGACGATCAGGGTCGCGTGCGCGAGTTCGGGTCGCGGCGGCACTACGATTTCGCGTCGCCGGTCTTCCGTGAGCACTCGCGGCGCATCACGCGCGCCATCGCGGAGCGGTACGGGCAGCACCCGGCCGTGGCGGGCTGGCAGACCGACAACGAGTTCGGGTGCCACGCCACCAGCCGCAGTTACGGCGGGGCCAGCGCCGCGCGGTTCCCGGAGTGGCTGCGCGCGAAGTACGGCACGCTGGACGCCCTGAACGCCGCGTGGGGCAACGTGTTCTGGAGCATGGAGTACACCGACTGGGAGCAGGTCAGGCCCCCGATCCTGACCGTGACGGAGGTGAACCCGTCGCACGTGCTGGACTACAACCGCTTCGCGTCGGACATGATCCGCGAATTCCAGGCCGAGCAGGTCGAGCTGCTGCGCGAGCTGTCGCCGGGGCGCTTCGTCACGCACAACTTCATGATCTTCGAGTCGGGCTTCGATCACTACGACGTGGCGCGCGGCCTGGATTTCGTGACCTGGGACAACTACCCGACCGGGATGCTGGAACTGTTCGCGCCGCCCGGCATCGGCGAGGACCTCCGGACCCGTTACGCGCGGACCGGGCACCCGGACCTCGTGGGCTTCAACCACGACCTGTACCGGGGCCTGCTGAGCGGTGGGGAGCGTCTGGGCCGCGACGGGGCGGGCACCCCGAACGGCCCGTGGGTCATGGAGCAGCAGTGCGGGCAGGTGAACTGGGCGCCGTACAACCCCATGCCCGCGAGCGGCGCGGTGGCGCTGTGGACGGCGCAGGCGTGGGCGCACGGCGCGGACGTCGTGAGTTACTTCCGCTGGCGCGCGGCGACCATGGCGCAGGAGGTCATGCACTCGGGCCTGCTGCGCCACGACGAGACCCCGGACCGGGGCTTCGCGGAGGTCGCGGCGCTGGACCAGACCGCCTTCCCGGTGGGGCCGGTCCCGGCGCGCGTGGCGCTGCTGCACGACTACGAGAGCCTGTGGATCTACGATCAGCAGCCGCACGCGCAGGGTCTGAACTACTGGACGCAGACCGTCACGTACTACATGGCGCTGCGCCGCCTGGGCATCGACGTGGACGTGATTCACGCCGACGCGGACCTGAGCGGCTACGCGGTCGTGGTCGCGCCGGCCATCACGCTGGTCAGCGCCGGGCGCGCGGCGCGCTGGACGGAAGCCGTGAACGCGGGCGCGCAGCTGGTGTGCGGGCCGCGCACGGCGTTCCGCACGCCGGGCGGGGAAACCTGGCCGGACGGGCAGTTCGGGCCGCTGTCGGAACTGGTGGGGGCGCGCCTGTTGCAATACGACAGCCTGCGGCCCACGCTGCGCCAGACCGTGAGCGGCGCGGATGACCTGAGCGGCACCTTCGGGGCGTCCACCTGGGCGGAAAGTTACCGCCTGAATGGCGCGCAGGCGCTGGCGCACTACCAGGGCGGCCCGCTGGACGGTCAGGCGGCCGTGATCCGGCGCGGGAACGTGACCGTGATCGGCGCGCACAGCGACACCCTGATCGGGGCGGTGCTGGAGGGCGTGCTGGGCGCGGCGGGCGTGCCGGTGCTGCCGGTGCCCGAGGGCGTGCGCGTGTCACGCCGGGCCGGGCAGTTGCTGGTGCAGAACTGGAATCCGGAGGCCGTGGACTGGAACGGGACCACGCTGCCGCCGGTGAGTTTCGTGGTGCGGCCGGACGACGCAGGCCAGCCGCTGGAAGGAGAGCAGGATGCATAA
- the galT gene encoding galactose-1-phosphate uridylyltransferase: MTIHTETPAALHAQDFTKPDGRGMTLYGLEPVTVTSEIPSPSPDPVDARPLMRWHPLRGEWVMYAAHRMGRTFLPPPEYNPLAPTSDPAHPTELPQGRYDIAVFDNRFPSLTLNAPTPPDGPAGTRAGVGKCEVVVFSQSAQGRLSDLTDAQVDLLLGVWADRTTRLAGTGQIHSVLAFENRGVEVGVTLHHPHGQIYAYDHVPPVQARMTAQMEAYHAQNGRPWLSDFVEGERESGERIVHDDGESLSVVPPFARYTFETWVMPTRPVSLLSELGASERASLARTLKDALLRLDGLFGVRMPYLLTVHQAPLDGPHPAFPLHIEIYPYLRAPGRMKYLAGTEQGAGEFANDKFPEAAAAELRAVSPTAGENL, translated from the coding sequence ATGACCATCCACACCGAGACACCCGCCGCGCTGCACGCGCAGGACTTCACGAAACCCGACGGGCGCGGCATGACCCTGTACGGCCTGGAGCCGGTCACCGTGACCAGCGAGATTCCCAGCCCCAGCCCGGACCCCGTGGACGCCCGCCCGCTGATGCGCTGGCACCCGTTGCGCGGCGAGTGGGTCATGTACGCCGCGCACCGCATGGGGCGCACGTTCCTGCCGCCGCCCGAGTACAACCCGCTGGCCCCCACCAGCGACCCCGCGCACCCCACGGAACTGCCGCAGGGCCGGTACGACATCGCGGTGTTCGATAACCGCTTTCCCAGCCTGACCCTGAACGCACCCACCCCGCCGGACGGCCCGGCCGGAACGCGCGCGGGCGTGGGCAAGTGCGAGGTCGTGGTGTTCAGCCAGAGTGCCCAGGGTCGCCTGAGTGACCTGACGGACGCGCAGGTGGACCTGCTGCTGGGCGTGTGGGCCGACCGCACCACCCGGCTGGCAGGCACGGGGCAGATTCACAGCGTCCTGGCGTTCGAGAACCGGGGCGTGGAGGTCGGCGTGACGCTGCACCACCCGCACGGGCAGATCTACGCCTACGATCACGTGCCGCCCGTGCAGGCCCGCATGACCGCGCAGATGGAGGCGTATCACGCGCAGAACGGCCGCCCGTGGCTGTCGGACTTCGTGGAGGGCGAGCGGGAGAGCGGCGAGCGGATCGTCCACGACGACGGCGAGTCCCTGAGTGTCGTGCCGCCGTTCGCGCGCTACACCTTCGAGACGTGGGTCATGCCCACCCGCCCGGTCAGCCTGCTGTCCGAACTGGGCGCCAGTGAACGCGCCAGCCTCGCCCGCACCCTGAAAGACGCCCTGCTGCGCCTGGACGGGCTGTTCGGCGTGCGGATGCCGTACCTGCTGACGGTGCATCAGGCGCCGCTGGACGGGCCGCACCCGGCGTTCCCGCTGCACATCGAGATCTACCCGTACCTGCGCGCGCCGGGCCGCATGAAGTACCTCGCCGGGACCGAGCAGGGCGCCGGGGAGTTCGCGAACGACAAATTCCCGGAGGCGGCCGCCGCCGAACTGCGCGCCGTCTCCCCCACCGCCGGAGAGAACCTGTGA
- a CDS encoding carbohydrate ABC transporter permease, translated as MTTAMQAPKDKTGVKARNRVKAFWLHLALIPLAALFLAPLWMMAVFSTHPESAIFSANPPLWFGGSFGENFRGLQADTNFLRALLNSVVIASLYTVFSMLLTSMGGYAFAKFDFPGKNWLFGLILATLTIPTFVTIIPQFIMIARDMQISNTYWAVILPTLANTIGIFYMRQAFQTVPTDLLNAARIDGASEWRTFWQIALPVVRPAMAALAILLFLASWNDYLWPLLVLTQKDSYTMPVALGTLIGLTRVSWGGIMVGTAIATIPFLALFLALQRHFVAGIAGGAVKD; from the coding sequence ATGACCACGGCCATGCAGGCACCCAAGGACAAGACGGGCGTGAAGGCCCGTAACCGCGTCAAGGCGTTCTGGCTGCACCTGGCCCTGATTCCGCTGGCGGCGCTGTTCCTGGCCCCGCTGTGGATGATGGCGGTGTTCAGCACGCACCCGGAAAGCGCGATCTTCAGCGCGAACCCGCCCCTGTGGTTCGGCGGGTCGTTCGGGGAGAACTTCCGCGGCTTGCAGGCCGACACGAACTTCCTGCGGGCGCTGCTGAACTCGGTGGTGATCGCCTCGCTGTACACGGTGTTCAGCATGCTGCTGACCTCCATGGGCGGGTACGCGTTCGCGAAGTTCGATTTCCCCGGCAAGAACTGGCTGTTCGGGCTGATCCTGGCGACCCTGACCATCCCGACGTTCGTGACGATCATTCCGCAGTTCATCATGATCGCGCGCGACATGCAGATCTCGAACACGTACTGGGCGGTGATCCTGCCGACCCTGGCGAACACCATCGGGATCTTCTACATGCGTCAGGCGTTCCAGACGGTCCCGACGGACCTGCTGAACGCGGCGCGCATCGACGGGGCCAGCGAGTGGCGCACCTTCTGGCAGATTGCGCTGCCGGTCGTGCGGCCCGCCATGGCGGCGCTGGCGATCCTGCTGTTCCTGGCTTCCTGGAACGATTACCTGTGGCCGCTGCTGGTGCTGACCCAGAAGGACAGTTACACCATGCCGGTGGCGCTGGGCACGTTGATCGGCCTGACGCGCGTGTCGTGGGGCGGGATCATGGTCGGCACGGCGATTGCGACCATTCCGTTCCTGGCGTTGTTCCTGGCGTTGCAGCGGCACTTCGTGGCGGGCATCGCGGGCGGCGCGGTCAAGGACTGA
- a CDS encoding ABC transporter substrate-binding protein — MKKFALMTALALASAASAQSLSGTVTVWSWDAAAKALQSTVPSFNKKYPNVKVNVVDLGNQNVYDRGLAGCAAGGVDMPDVYSIENNEAEVFWARFPNCFVDLNTLGADKVAKNFPAFKWTELMAGNKRYAMPWDSGPVVIFYRRDLYQQAGVNPTAIKTWDDFIAAGKKVNAKFDGKVKMGIVGNGQDDEWFRMLANQNNCFYFDNAGTSVTVNKPGCVDALNTVKKLYDAQVVATGDWGGQITSFKSGKSASAMFGAWYEGTIRTNAPDQKGKWGVYPMPASKPGGVRAANLGGSALALPSSSKNKAAAYAFMENALATTGGQVAMLKSQGLVPSLLSATKDPYVKVAQPYWGNQKVWQTILDTLGDVPQARGTQYFQDARQVMIVVQADYIKGKYKTAKEALDDAAKKISSATGLPVAK, encoded by the coding sequence ATGAAGAAATTTGCACTGATGACCGCCCTCGCCCTCGCCTCCGCCGCCTCGGCCCAGAGCCTGTCCGGCACCGTCACCGTCTGGTCCTGGGACGCCGCCGCCAAGGCGCTGCAGAGCACCGTCCCCAGCTTCAACAAGAAGTACCCCAACGTGAAGGTCAACGTGGTCGACCTGGGCAACCAGAACGTGTACGACCGCGGCCTGGCCGGCTGCGCCGCCGGTGGCGTGGACATGCCCGACGTGTACTCCATCGAGAACAACGAGGCCGAAGTCTTCTGGGCGCGCTTCCCCAACTGCTTCGTGGACCTGAACACCCTGGGCGCCGACAAGGTCGCCAAGAACTTCCCCGCGTTCAAGTGGACCGAACTGATGGCCGGCAACAAACGCTACGCCATGCCCTGGGATTCCGGCCCCGTCGTGATCTTCTACCGCCGCGACCTGTACCAGCAGGCCGGTGTGAACCCCACCGCCATCAAGACCTGGGACGACTTCATTGCCGCCGGTAAGAAGGTCAACGCCAAGTTCGACGGCAAGGTCAAGATGGGCATCGTCGGCAACGGTCAGGACGACGAGTGGTTCCGCATGCTCGCCAACCAGAACAACTGCTTCTACTTCGACAACGCCGGCACCAGCGTCACCGTCAACAAGCCCGGCTGCGTGGACGCCCTGAACACCGTCAAGAAGCTGTACGACGCGCAGGTCGTGGCGACCGGCGACTGGGGCGGTCAGATCACGTCCTTCAAGTCCGGTAAGAGCGCCAGCGCCATGTTCGGCGCGTGGTACGAGGGCACCATCCGCACGAACGCCCCGGACCAGAAAGGCAAGTGGGGCGTGTACCCCATGCCCGCCAGCAAGCCCGGCGGCGTGCGCGCCGCGAACCTGGGCGGCAGCGCCCTGGCCCTGCCCAGCAGCAGCAAGAACAAGGCCGCCGCGTACGCCTTCATGGAAAACGCCCTGGCCACCACCGGCGGTCAGGTCGCCATGCTCAAGAGCCAGGGTCTGGTTCCCAGCCTGCTCTCGGCCACCAAGGACCCCTACGTGAAGGTTGCCCAGCCGTACTGGGGCAACCAGAAAGTCTGGCAGACCATCCTCGACACGCTGGGCGACGTGCCCCAGGCGCGCGGCACCCAGTACTTCCAGGATGCCCGTCAGGTCATGATCGTGGTGCAGGCCGACTACATTAAGGGCAAGTACAAGACCGCCAAGGAAGCGCTGGATGACGCTGCCAAGAAGATCTCCAGCGCCACCGGCCTGCCTGTCGCCAAGTAA
- a CDS encoding glycoside hydrolase family 36 protein produces the protein MHKWTVNEAPEGLKVLISGFQSWSEAELQPLTARQVAPSYHWQVEQGHDPGFAPSGEAGVWRSHTVLALAREDGSGWVGGALDAARTFVQWEARAQGDHVTVTCTLEGPEVGVLWEETPDVIATLEAHAAQLGSAMHARTPTPLRVWCSWYSYYRAVTLDAMLDNARLAREQGLDFDVFQLDDGFQADLGDWELPSAHFGGHARDLPERLRALGFTPGIWLAPFLASPTSQLFAQHPDWMLRGEDGQPLPVGQNWGGPYYALDTTHPEVLAWLRNLGATVRGWGYTYLKIDFLYGASLPGVRHDPSVGRAQAYRMGIEAFREGAGPDAFILGCGAPLAQSIGVVDAMRTGPDVAPIWDEESRRVWLGDATGPSARNALHTALSRWYQSAWYQPDPDVAICRRELSMLSTPEREAIAGMLDVIGGLRASSDPIALLNDEGLELLRRCLQVSTPDRPVSLSLRGGAAVTHFSRGEFNLTDRATVTAQGAPLPAHSYREAQK, from the coding sequence ATGCATAAGTGGACGGTGAACGAGGCCCCGGAGGGCCTGAAAGTGCTGATCAGCGGGTTCCAGTCGTGGAGTGAGGCGGAGTTGCAGCCCCTGACGGCGCGGCAGGTGGCCCCGTCGTACCACTGGCAGGTCGAGCAGGGGCACGATCCGGGCTTCGCGCCGAGTGGCGAGGCCGGCGTGTGGCGCAGCCATACCGTGCTGGCCCTGGCCCGCGAGGACGGGAGCGGCTGGGTCGGCGGGGCGCTGGACGCGGCGCGTACCTTCGTGCAGTGGGAGGCCCGCGCGCAGGGCGACCACGTGACCGTCACCTGCACCCTGGAAGGCCCGGAGGTCGGGGTGCTGTGGGAGGAGACGCCGGACGTGATCGCCACGCTGGAGGCGCACGCGGCGCAGCTGGGTTCGGCCATGCACGCCCGGACGCCCACGCCGCTGCGGGTGTGGTGCTCGTGGTACTCGTACTACCGCGCCGTGACGCTGGACGCCATGCTGGACAACGCCCGACTGGCCCGCGAGCAGGGCCTGGACTTCGACGTGTTCCAGCTGGACGACGGCTTCCAGGCGGACCTGGGCGACTGGGAACTGCCGTCGGCGCACTTCGGCGGGCACGCCCGTGACCTGCCGGAGCGGTTGCGGGCGCTGGGGTTCACGCCGGGCATCTGGCTCGCGCCGTTCCTGGCGTCCCCGACCTCGCAGCTGTTCGCGCAGCACCCGGACTGGATGCTGCGCGGCGAGGACGGCCAGCCGCTCCCGGTCGGGCAGAACTGGGGCGGGCCGTACTACGCGCTGGACACTACCCACCCGGAGGTGCTGGCGTGGCTGCGGAACCTGGGCGCGACCGTGCGCGGCTGGGGGTACACGTACCTGAAGATCGACTTCCTGTACGGCGCGTCGCTGCCCGGCGTGCGGCACGACCCCAGCGTGGGCCGCGCGCAGGCTTACCGCATGGGCATCGAGGCCTTCCGCGAGGGGGCCGGGCCGGACGCGTTCATCCTGGGGTGCGGCGCGCCGCTCGCGCAGAGTATTGGTGTGGTGGACGCCATGCGCACCGGGCCGGACGTGGCGCCCATCTGGGACGAGGAGTCCCGGCGGGTGTGGCTGGGAGACGCGACCGGCCCCAGCGCCCGCAACGCGCTGCACACCGCCCTGAGCCGCTGGTATCAGAGCGCGTGGTACCAGCCGGACCCGGACGTGGCGATCTGCCGCCGCGAACTGAGCATGCTCAGCACGCCCGAACGCGAGGCGATTGCCGGGATGCTGGACGTGATCGGCGGTCTGCGCGCCAGCAGCGACCCCATCGCGCTGCTGAACGACGAGGGCCTGGAGTTGCTGCGCCGCTGCCTGCAGGTCAGCACGCCGGACCGTCCGGTCAGCCTGAGCCTGCGCGGCGGGGCGGCCGTGACGCACTTCTCGCGCGGGGAGTTCAACCTGACGGACCGGGCGACCGTGACCGCGCAGGGCGCCCCCCTGCCCGCCCACTCGTACCGTGAGGCCCAGAAATGA
- a CDS encoding carbohydrate ABC transporter permease, which produces MTTAPQFKPAEPRPPARKSRWARTPKAPYLFILPYLLIFLTFWAWPIISSFMMSFKDSRLGETAPFGLSNWSRLVQDEFFRTALRNTLVIMIIQVPLMLSLATVLAVALNSKLLKAAGWFRFAFFAPLVVGTVAYSAVFRLLFNTDFGMVNRGLTSIGLPAVDWLNQSGPAMTVLILAMTWRWTGYNAIILLAGLQGISEDVYEAASIDGATPTQQFWKITLPLLRPSLLFCLVLSVIGTLQLFTEPALITNSGPGNATMTLGTYLYQQGFRSFNFGYASAIAYTVAAIAAIFSVVQLRLFGRDE; this is translated from the coding sequence ATGACCACTGCGCCACAGTTCAAACCTGCCGAGCCCCGGCCGCCGGCCCGGAAAAGCCGCTGGGCGCGTACGCCCAAGGCACCGTACCTGTTCATCCTGCCCTACCTGCTGATCTTCCTGACCTTCTGGGCGTGGCCGATCATCAGTTCTTTCATGATGAGCTTCAAGGATTCACGCCTGGGCGAGACCGCGCCGTTCGGTCTGTCCAACTGGTCGCGGCTGGTGCAGGACGAGTTCTTCCGCACCGCGCTGCGCAACACGCTGGTCATCATGATCATCCAGGTGCCGCTGATGCTGTCCCTGGCCACCGTGCTGGCCGTGGCCCTGAACAGCAAACTCCTGAAGGCCGCCGGATGGTTCCGCTTCGCGTTCTTCGCGCCGCTGGTCGTGGGGACCGTGGCGTACTCGGCGGTGTTCCGACTGCTGTTCAACACTGATTTCGGCATGGTGAACCGGGGCCTGACCAGCATCGGGCTGCCTGCCGTGGACTGGCTGAACCAGTCCGGCCCGGCCATGACCGTGCTGATCCTCGCCATGACGTGGCGCTGGACCGGCTACAACGCCATTATTCTGCTCGCAGGCCTGCAAGGCATCAGTGAGGACGTGTACGAGGCGGCCAGTATCGACGGCGCGACCCCCACCCAGCAGTTCTGGAAGATCACGCTGCCACTGCTGCGCCCCAGCCTGCTGTTCTGCCTGGTGCTCAGTGTGATCGGCACGCTGCAACTGTTCACGGAACCGGCCCTGATCACCAACAGCGGCCCCGGGAACGCCACCATGACGCTCGGCACGTACCTGTACCAGCAGGGCTTCCGCTCCTTCAACTTCGGCTACGCCAGCGCGATTGCGTACACGGTCGCGGCCATCGCGGCGATCTTCAGCGTGGTGCAACTGCGCCTGTTCGGGAGGGACGAATGA